From a single bacterium genomic region:
- the hslU gene encoding ATP-dependent protease ATPase subunit HslU: protein MDKHLTPRQIVAELDKYIIGQDQAKKMVAIALRNRWRRQSVPDDLRSEIMPNNIILIGPTGVGKTEIARRLANLAGAPFVKVEASKFTEVGYVGRDVESMIRDLVELSVQMVRKEKAEKVQAKAETLAEERIIDLLLPRAKRSRSTDPPVEESLIDEKYQRTLEKLRKQLHDGLLDSRSVDIEIPSNRFPVVEIFTPQGMEELGVNFQEMFSGMMPKKKKIRKLTIAEAKKYLIQEEAAKLVDMDEVVVEAMDRVENSGIVFIDEIDKIAGPEGQSSGPDVSREGVQRDILPIVEGSNVSTKYGMVKTDHILFIAAGAFHSSKPSDLIPELQGRFPIRVELDSLDAKDFVRILKEPKNALLKQYIALMETEGVSISFDAAAIEEIARLAAQVNESTENIGARRLHTLMSNLLEDIMFNVPDEKMGKVKITKSKVQATLKEIIEDEDLRRYIL from the coding sequence GTGGATAAGCATCTGACCCCCAGACAGATAGTTGCAGAATTAGATAAATACATCATTGGTCAAGATCAGGCCAAGAAGATGGTAGCCATAGCTTTACGCAATCGTTGGCGGCGTCAGTCGGTGCCGGACGACTTGCGCAGTGAGATCATGCCCAATAACATCATCTTGATCGGCCCAACAGGGGTCGGCAAGACCGAAATCGCCCGCCGACTGGCGAATCTGGCCGGAGCGCCCTTTGTCAAAGTGGAAGCTTCCAAATTCACTGAAGTCGGCTATGTTGGCCGTGATGTCGAATCGATGATTCGCGATCTCGTTGAACTTTCTGTTCAAATGGTCAGAAAAGAAAAAGCCGAAAAGGTTCAAGCCAAAGCGGAGACACTGGCCGAAGAACGCATCATTGACCTCTTGCTTCCACGAGCCAAGCGCTCGCGGTCGACCGATCCGCCGGTCGAAGAGTCGCTGATAGACGAGAAGTATCAGAGAACGCTGGAGAAGCTGCGCAAACAGCTTCACGATGGATTGCTTGATTCCAGATCGGTCGACATCGAGATTCCGTCCAATCGATTCCCGGTCGTCGAGATCTTCACTCCACAGGGAATGGAAGAGCTGGGAGTCAATTTCCAGGAAATGTTTTCCGGGATGATGCCCAAGAAGAAGAAGATTCGCAAATTGACAATTGCCGAAGCCAAGAAATATTTGATTCAAGAAGAAGCCGCCAAGCTGGTTGACATGGATGAGGTCGTCGTTGAGGCGATGGATCGTGTCGAAAACTCAGGAATTGTCTTTATTGATGAAATCGACAAGATCGCCGGACCGGAAGGGCAGTCATCAGGACCCGACGTGTCGCGCGAGGGAGTCCAACGGGATATCTTGCCGATAGTTGAGGGCTCCAATGTCAGCACCAAATATGGAATGGTCAAGACGGATCATATTCTGTTCATTGCCGCCGGTGCATTTCATTCGAGTAAGCCTTCGGACTTGATTCCGGAATTGCAGGGACGATTCCCGATTCGCGTCGAGCTTGATTCGCTGGACGCAAAGGATTTCGTGCGCATTCTCAAAGAACCGAAGAATGCGCTGCTTAAGCAGTACATAGCATTGATGGAGACAGAAGGCGTCAGTATCAGTTTTGATGCCGCGGCGATTGAAGAGATCGCACGACTGGCGGCTCAGGTCAATGAATCGACCGAGAATATCGGTGCGCGGAGACTTCATACGCTGATGTCGAATCTGCTGGAAGACATCATGTTCAATGTTCCGGATGAGAAAATGGGAAAAGTCAAGATAACCAAGTCGAAAGTTCAGGCGACGTTAAAGGAAATCATCGAAGATGAAGATCTCCGCAGATACATTTTGTAA
- a CDS encoding HAMP domain-containing histidine kinase, which yields MRIPLLKDHSGSATMPGVFKAFIFFGTIAIAALFMIYTQFLINGLQENIKRDVRMWAKLWELAGAEDSSPRVNAVVFEEIIQKAYFPIIVTDHHRNPVLWARIPGIEDTDTSQAALKTIGEYRERMLRENGETPVAWNGQIIQYILYDYPPLVRQLQLMPIIEIAVVGVFLIVGFVGFRNIQRAEQRNIWVGMAKETAHQLGTPLTSLMGWLEVIETDMKEGRLKSAENSASQLDNVIAKMRNDVQRLDRVANRFGQIGSIPETTPNNINPLIQEVVSYYCQRLPHAGKGISLRFEPGADLSAKVNPELFTWVIENLIKNSLQSCDQKSGEIVLRTTADATNEKVVITVTDNGPGIPQKSQKKIFETGFTTKKRGWGLGLTLARRIIQEYHNGRIELKESIPNQRTTFQITLASAEPINREKGQA from the coding sequence ATGAGAATTCCGCTTCTAAAAGACCATTCCGGCTCGGCAACGATGCCGGGAGTGTTCAAAGCGTTCATCTTCTTTGGCACGATTGCCATTGCGGCGCTTTTTATGATCTACACGCAGTTCCTTATCAACGGGCTGCAGGAGAACATCAAACGCGATGTCCGCATGTGGGCGAAGCTGTGGGAGTTGGCGGGCGCCGAGGATTCTTCGCCGCGCGTGAACGCGGTTGTTTTTGAAGAGATCATTCAGAAGGCATATTTTCCGATCATTGTCACCGACCACCATCGCAATCCAGTGTTGTGGGCGCGAATTCCGGGGATTGAAGATACAGACACCTCGCAGGCTGCGCTGAAGACTATCGGCGAGTATCGCGAGCGGATGTTGCGGGAAAACGGCGAGACTCCTGTTGCCTGGAATGGCCAGATCATTCAGTACATCCTTTATGATTACCCGCCGTTGGTGCGGCAACTACAGTTGATGCCGATTATTGAAATCGCCGTTGTAGGCGTGTTTCTGATCGTCGGGTTTGTAGGATTCCGCAATATTCAGCGTGCGGAACAGCGCAATATCTGGGTCGGTATGGCGAAAGAGACGGCGCATCAGCTCGGTACGCCGCTGACTTCGCTGATGGGATGGCTGGAAGTTATCGAGACTGACATGAAGGAAGGGCGGTTGAAGTCTGCCGAGAATTCTGCGAGTCAACTTGACAATGTCATCGCCAAGATGCGCAATGATGTTCAAAGGCTCGATCGCGTCGCCAATCGCTTCGGACAGATTGGATCGATTCCAGAAACGACGCCGAACAATATCAATCCGTTGATACAGGAAGTTGTGAGTTACTACTGTCAACGATTGCCGCACGCAGGTAAGGGAATCTCATTGCGATTTGAACCGGGCGCGGATTTGAGCGCCAAGGTCAATCCGGAGCTGTTTACTTGGGTGATTGAGAACCTAATCAAGAACAGCCTGCAGTCGTGCGATCAGAAGAGCGGCGAGATTGTACTGCGTACGACGGCTGATGCAACAAACGAAAAAGTCGTAATCACGGTAACGGACAATGGGCCGGGAATCCCGCAGAAATCGCAGAAGAAGATATTCGAGACGGGATTTACGACGAAAAAACGCGGCTGGGGTCTTGGATTGACTCTTGCGCGACGTATCATTCAGGAGTACCACAACGGTCGAATCGAGCTGAAAGAGTCGATTCCAAACCAGCGAACCACCTTCCAGATCACCTTAGCTTCTGCCGAGCCGATCAACCGTGAGAAAGGACAAGCCTAA
- the serS gene encoding serine--tRNA ligase, with product MLDIKYIRENPDSVKQGVANKNSKIDIDKILDLDRERRDIVTGMEALREKRNKASGEIAVMKKNKQDATEQIAAMKAVGDQISADEERLRVVEDDLNQLIMMVPNLPHETTPVGRDESANVQVREWGTKPKFGFTPQAHWDLGAKLGMFDLERGAKISGSGFILYTNAGALLERALISFFLDIHVTRHGYSEVFPPFMVNTQTMTGTGQLPKMAEDMYQLNDQTMWLVPTAEVPVTNIYANEILAPADVPKYMVAYTPCFRREAGAAGKDTRGLIRVHQFDKVEMVRIVRPEVSYQELDIITGHAESILQLLGLHYRVVELASGDISFAATKCYDLEVWAPGVDKYLEVSSCSNFGDFQSRRMNMRFRPAEGEKPVFPHTLNGSGLALPRTVIAIIENYQTAEGKIVVPEVLRPYMRGLEVIG from the coding sequence ATGCTCGACATCAAGTACATTCGGGAGAATCCTGACAGCGTAAAGCAGGGAGTCGCCAACAAGAACAGCAAGATCGATATCGATAAGATTCTCGATCTCGACCGTGAACGCCGCGATATCGTCACCGGCATGGAAGCTCTGCGCGAAAAGCGCAACAAGGCATCGGGTGAAATCGCCGTGATGAAGAAGAACAAGCAGGATGCGACCGAGCAAATCGCCGCAATGAAGGCGGTCGGTGATCAGATCAGCGCCGATGAAGAGCGGTTGCGCGTTGTGGAGGACGATCTAAACCAATTGATAATGATGGTGCCCAATCTCCCGCACGAAACGACACCGGTTGGGCGCGATGAATCCGCCAACGTGCAGGTGCGCGAGTGGGGAACGAAGCCGAAGTTCGGTTTCACGCCGCAGGCGCATTGGGATCTCGGCGCTAAGTTGGGAATGTTTGATCTTGAGCGCGGCGCCAAGATTTCCGGCTCGGGATTCATTCTATACACCAACGCCGGTGCATTGTTGGAACGCGCGCTGATTAGCTTCTTCCTCGATATCCATGTCACGCGACACGGATACTCGGAAGTGTTTCCGCCGTTCATGGTCAACACACAAACGATGACCGGAACAGGGCAGCTGCCCAAGATGGCGGAAGACATGTACCAGCTCAACGATCAGACGATGTGGCTGGTGCCGACTGCAGAAGTTCCGGTGACGAATATCTACGCGAATGAGATACTGGCACCAGCCGATGTGCCGAAATACATGGTCGCCTACACGCCGTGTTTCCGCCGCGAAGCAGGAGCCGCCGGCAAAGATACGCGCGGGTTGATTCGTGTGCACCAATTTGACAAGGTCGAGATGGTGCGAATTGTAAGGCCGGAAGTGTCGTATCAGGAACTTGATATTATCACCGGACATGCCGAGAGCATTCTGCAATTGCTTGGTCTGCACTATCGGGTAGTCGAGCTGGCATCGGGCGATATTTCCTTCGCCGCGACCAAGTGCTACGATCTCGAAGTGTGGGCGCCGGGTGTTGACAAGTATCTCGAAGTATCGTCATGCTCGAATTTTGGCGACTTCCAATCGCGCCGAATGAACATGCGCTTCCGACCAGCGGAAGGCGAGAAGCCGGTTTTCCCGCATACGCTCAACGGTTCGGGATTGGCTCTGCCGCGCACGGTAATCGCAATAATTGAGAACTATCAGACGGCTGAGGGTAAAATAGTAGTGCCTGAAGTATTGCGTCCTTACATGCGAGGACTTGAAGTAATCGGATGA
- a CDS encoding polysaccharide biosynthesis protein produces the protein MDNPNQKQSGRLRREIITLLADLVMTQLCFLIALILFHNLREVRGEFSVTLRYFYGLPNLAITVYWLGLIYLSRLLKTFFPQGLYGEFLRIFNVVSLGVVMMIFAMVDFSDPTSFFSSSKILIFAYWASLILTLCINRLMIYQANEAGDTESSEAIVSPLFLPRRLIIVMLDLVIIAAGYYLSFLIRFEGEIPPDYFLSFQSSLPVVIILRFAMLLYFRLYSGYYRYASISDLTQILKAVTAGSVLIAIPTYFFGYGNIPRGVFIIEWLLLVVLLGGSRFLLRAGRELMPQMWRQGRRTFIIGGGSAGEMVLRELRKTPMGLKPVGIIDDNIEKQGMRIHGITVVGKSDDLERLALKHKVTDAIIAIPSATGPQMRSLIDACRKAHVSFKSLPPLREIIGGQVALSQVRNISVDDLLGRNPVRLDNQRLANFIEGKRILVTGGAGSIGSEICRQVMRYHPERLIVIDRAENRLYEMLLEMRGNPESVVVDPQVADITDPDKMDRLFEQYRPEIVFHAAAYKQVPLMELFPEEATRNNIFGTKLLVELADKHGVSVVVMISTDKAVRPSSVMGASKRIAEILVQCFAKRSRTSYITVRFGNVLGSDGSVVPIFKRQIEQGGPVTVTHPDMTRYFMTIKEASLLVMQAATIGRSGDILVLNMGEPVRIVDLARAMITLSGRVPEEEIAIEYTGLRPGEKLTEELFDEEGLVTSEHENILVARATDYEWDTIKSELIRLERAMHEQEREQIIQLFQEIVPSYQSEAKRINQ, from the coding sequence ATGGACAATCCAAACCAGAAACAGAGCGGCCGCTTGCGGCGCGAGATCATCACGCTTCTTGCTGATCTCGTGATGACTCAGCTCTGCTTCCTGATCGCCCTGATTCTATTCCACAACTTGCGCGAAGTTCGAGGTGAATTCAGTGTAACGCTGAGATACTTCTACGGTCTTCCCAATTTGGCGATAACGGTCTACTGGTTGGGATTGATTTATCTATCGCGATTGCTGAAGACGTTCTTTCCGCAGGGGCTTTACGGCGAATTCCTACGGATATTCAATGTGGTGTCGCTCGGTGTCGTGATGATGATTTTCGCGATGGTCGATTTCTCTGACCCGACATCGTTTTTCTCGAGTTCGAAGATTCTCATCTTTGCCTACTGGGCTTCGCTGATTCTGACCCTATGCATCAATCGACTAATGATCTATCAGGCAAATGAAGCTGGAGATACGGAGTCAAGCGAGGCGATTGTTTCGCCGCTGTTTCTACCGCGACGGCTGATCATTGTGATGCTCGATTTGGTGATCATCGCCGCCGGCTACTACCTGAGTTTCCTGATTCGCTTCGAAGGCGAGATACCACCGGATTACTTCTTGAGTTTCCAATCGAGTTTGCCGGTAGTGATCATTCTGCGCTTTGCGATGCTGCTCTACTTCCGGCTGTATTCGGGATATTACCGCTATGCTTCAATTAGCGACCTGACGCAGATATTGAAGGCGGTTACGGCAGGCAGTGTATTGATCGCAATCCCGACCTATTTCTTCGGATACGGCAACATCCCGCGCGGGGTGTTTATCATTGAGTGGTTGTTGTTGGTCGTACTGCTCGGTGGATCAAGATTCCTGCTTCGCGCCGGACGCGAGTTAATGCCGCAGATGTGGCGTCAGGGACGGCGGACATTTATCATCGGCGGCGGCTCGGCAGGTGAAATGGTGTTGCGTGAATTGCGCAAAACTCCGATGGGGCTGAAGCCGGTCGGCATCATTGATGACAACATCGAAAAACAGGGAATGCGAATACATGGAATCACTGTTGTCGGCAAAAGCGATGACCTTGAACGACTGGCGCTCAAACACAAGGTGACCGATGCGATAATCGCGATTCCGTCAGCGACCGGCCCGCAGATGCGGAGTCTCATTGATGCCTGCCGCAAAGCGCACGTCAGCTTCAAATCGCTGCCGCCATTGCGGGAAATCATTGGCGGGCAGGTCGCACTCAGCCAGGTTCGAAATATCAGCGTCGACGATTTGCTGGGGCGTAATCCGGTGCGATTGGATAATCAGCGATTGGCGAACTTTATCGAGGGAAAGCGGATTCTTGTAACCGGCGGCGCCGGTTCGATTGGTTCGGAGATTTGCCGGCAGGTGATGCGCTACCATCCGGAGCGGCTGATAGTGATTGATCGCGCTGAGAACCGGCTTTATGAGATGCTGCTTGAAATGCGGGGGAATCCGGAGAGCGTGGTCGTTGACCCTCAGGTGGCGGATATCACTGATCCCGACAAGATGGATCGCCTGTTCGAGCAGTACCGGCCGGAGATTGTGTTTCACGCCGCGGCTTACAAGCAGGTGCCGTTAATGGAACTGTTTCCGGAAGAGGCAACACGCAATAACATCTTTGGTACCAAGTTGCTGGTTGAACTTGCCGACAAGCATGGCGTGTCAGTCGTCGTGATGATCTCGACCGACAAGGCGGTGCGACCCTCGAGCGTGATGGGAGCGAGCAAGCGAATTGCGGAAATATTAGTGCAGTGCTTTGCCAAACGGTCGCGGACATCGTATATCACCGTCCGGTTCGGAAACGTGCTCGGCTCCGACGGTTCGGTGGTGCCGATATTCAAGAGACAAATCGAGCAGGGCGGACCGGTAACGGTGACCCATCCCGATATGACGCGCTATTTCATGACGATCAAGGAAGCGTCACTTCTGGTAATGCAGGCGGCGACGATCGGGAGATCCGGAGATATACTGGTACTAAACATGGGTGAACCGGTACGTATCGTTGATCTGGCGCGGGCGATGATAACTTTGTCCGGGCGCGTTCCGGAAGAAGAGATTGCGATAGAATACACCGGGCTCCGGCCGGGCGAAAAACTGACGGAAGAGTTGTTCGACGAAGAAGGGCTGGTAACGTCGGAACATGAAAATATTCTGGTAGCAAGAGCAACCGACTACGAGTGGGATACGATCAAGAGCGAATTGATACGACTGGAGCGTGCAATGCATGAGCAAGAGCGCGAACAGATCATTCAGTTGTTTCAGGAAATCGTTCCCAGCTATCAGAGCGAAGCCAAGAGAATTAATCAGTAA
- a CDS encoding SLBB domain-containing protein, with the protein MKISADTFCKRSLIGLLLALIVFTGSTSGLDYPQLKQDAKGAKEEGSVKIPTTPRLLDKAINDSLYIVGPGDVFLIQLYGMVEQPLLVEVLPEGVVSIPQVGVVRLGQITLVDAKNKIRDALMTRVRDRAIDVSLAQIRTFKVSVTGGVEQPGVVVVSAADRVTEAIALAGGLQAKASRRNIQLIKEVDTTHADLDFFNASGNVSLNPYLNEGHVVFVPVVSDSFNKIEIYGAVNAPGRFEFRAGDRISDLVTLGFGLAEDADVSNAELVRFIGDDKGKQSISVDLNAITENVNSEVNIELKPDDRVFVRSISGFRYKERVVIEGEVLHPGTYPIQPGCETLLELLNKAGGMLEKASLSEAEMYRSLRFFKEDRTSFEQLLQLSTDKLSDFELQYFKEMSAGRTGKVAVNFSGLLEDHRKELDIRLVDGDYIKIPQKSFSVTVMGRVVNPGLVPFRESESVDYYVRAAGGYGYKADKGDIRIIKANTGAVVKSGRGAEVAMGDKIMVPQKKSINFWGIVKDAGIFLANLATIYIVVDQAVN; encoded by the coding sequence ATGAAGATCTCCGCAGATACATTTTGTAAGCGGTCGTTGATAGGATTGCTGTTGGCGTTGATTGTCTTCACCGGGTCGACGTCAGGATTGGACTATCCGCAGCTGAAGCAAGACGCCAAGGGTGCGAAAGAGGAAGGGTCAGTCAAGATTCCGACTACTCCAAGACTGCTAGACAAGGCGATTAATGACAGTCTGTATATCGTTGGTCCGGGCGACGTATTTCTCATCCAACTCTACGGCATGGTCGAACAGCCGCTATTGGTTGAAGTGCTGCCAGAGGGTGTGGTTTCGATACCGCAGGTTGGTGTTGTAAGACTGGGGCAGATCACTCTTGTCGATGCTAAGAACAAAATTCGTGATGCATTGATGACTCGTGTGCGGGATCGAGCCATTGACGTTAGTCTGGCTCAGATTCGCACATTCAAGGTTAGCGTAACGGGCGGCGTAGAACAACCGGGAGTTGTTGTTGTATCAGCTGCCGACCGCGTGACGGAAGCCATTGCTTTGGCGGGCGGGCTGCAGGCAAAAGCATCGCGCAGGAACATTCAGCTGATCAAGGAAGTCGATACGACGCATGCAGATCTGGATTTCTTCAACGCATCGGGGAATGTCAGTTTGAATCCGTACCTCAATGAGGGTCACGTCGTATTTGTTCCTGTCGTATCTGACTCATTCAACAAGATTGAAATCTACGGTGCTGTGAATGCGCCGGGAAGATTCGAATTTCGCGCTGGTGACCGCATAAGCGATTTGGTCACCCTGGGATTTGGATTAGCGGAAGATGCGGATGTTTCCAATGCCGAGTTGGTGAGGTTTATCGGTGACGACAAAGGCAAGCAGTCAATTTCTGTCGACTTGAACGCTATTACCGAAAACGTAAACTCTGAAGTTAATATCGAGCTAAAACCAGACGATCGGGTTTTCGTTCGTTCGATCTCGGGATTTCGATACAAGGAGCGGGTAGTTATCGAAGGAGAGGTCTTGCATCCGGGGACCTACCCGATTCAACCCGGCTGCGAAACGCTATTGGAATTATTGAACAAGGCCGGCGGGATGCTGGAAAAAGCTTCGCTATCTGAAGCCGAGATGTATCGGTCGCTTCGCTTCTTCAAGGAAGACCGAACGAGTTTTGAGCAGTTGCTGCAGTTATCTACCGACAAGCTCTCGGATTTTGAGTTGCAGTACTTCAAAGAGATGTCGGCTGGCCGCACAGGCAAGGTCGCTGTGAATTTCAGCGGACTGCTTGAAGACCACAGAAAAGAACTGGATATCAGACTTGTTGATGGCGACTACATCAAGATTCCGCAGAAGAGCTTCTCAGTCACAGTGATGGGGCGTGTGGTAAATCCCGGCCTGGTGCCGTTCAGGGAAAGCGAATCCGTTGATTACTATGTTCGTGCCGCTGGCGGCTATGGATACAAGGCGGACAAGGGCGATATTCGCATTATCAAGGCAAACACCGGTGCGGTTGTAAAATCTGGTCGAGGCGCCGAAGTAGCAATGGGCGACAAGATCATGGTACCGCAGAAGAAGTCGATAAATTTCTGGGGAATCGTCAAGGACGCGGGAATTTTCCTCGCCAATTTGGCGACGATCTATATCGTTGTTGATCAGGCAGTCAATTAG
- a CDS encoding N-acetyltransferase, with the protein MSTNIISSSARVAADAKIGHFCVIGDNVEIGAGSVLGSNIVIYSGTKVGANVRIDDGASIGKQPMRAANSAVTKEQELEPTRIGDNCIIGSNVVIYAGAVIGQKVLIADLSTVRENVSIGDFTIVGRGVAIENFCKVGSYCKLETNVYLTAYSELEDRVFMAPCVATSNDNFVGRTQERFKHFKGITVKRGGRVGLNATILPGKIVGEDALVAAGAVLTKDAPAQTIVMGSPAKTLKRVPPEQLLENQ; encoded by the coding sequence ATGAGCACTAATATAATCTCGTCGAGTGCCAGAGTCGCCGCTGATGCCAAGATCGGCCACTTCTGCGTTATCGGCGATAACGTGGAGATCGGCGCAGGGAGTGTGCTTGGGTCAAACATCGTGATTTACTCAGGCACCAAAGTCGGCGCCAATGTACGGATAGACGATGGCGCGAGCATCGGCAAGCAGCCGATGCGTGCCGCGAATTCTGCGGTCACCAAAGAGCAGGAGCTTGAACCGACCCGCATTGGCGACAACTGCATTATTGGTTCGAATGTGGTCATATATGCAGGCGCAGTGATTGGCCAGAAAGTTTTGATAGCAGACCTCTCCACCGTGCGGGAGAACGTATCGATCGGAGATTTCACGATCGTTGGTCGCGGCGTGGCCATTGAGAATTTCTGCAAAGTCGGCAGCTACTGCAAGCTGGAAACAAACGTGTATCTCACCGCCTATTCTGAACTGGAAGACCGCGTGTTTATGGCGCCTTGCGTAGCGACTTCGAACGACAATTTCGTTGGCCGCACACAGGAACGCTTCAAGCATTTCAAAGGTATAACCGTGAAACGCGGCGGACGCGTGGGTCTTAACGCAACGATTCTTCCCGGCAAGATTGTCGGCGAGGATGCTCTGGTAGCTGCTGGAGCAGTATTGACCAAGGACGCTCCTGCCCAGACCATTGTTATGGGTTCTCCGGCCAAGACGCTTAAGCGGGTGCCGCCGGAACAACTCCTCGAAAATCAATAA
- the wecB gene encoding UDP-N-acetylglucosamine 2-epimerase (non-hydrolyzing), which produces MPRKARIVTIAGARPQFIKLSPLHRELSARKIDHCIINTGQHYDYSMAGVFFKELRLPKPAANLAVGSGSASEMTAKIIEGTSKALKRLAPDAVAVIGDTNSTLGGAIAAAQLGLPLAHIEAGLRCLDLTVPEELNRVVTDRIANLLFCPTAQSVKNLKTEGIGKNVYNTGDLLYDVLAEAKPDKKYVDGFLRQHSLSKGEFLLATIHRADSVDVRENLTVLTKMLASLKTTTILPLHPRTRKRLVEFGLMEAVKRAKKLIVVEPLGYRDTLAALMSCRMVLTDSGGLQREAYFLKTPTLLLRSVTEWVEINRAGGSKIVGFDRAKLARGLASTDFRFGDRSFCRIGASKRIADRLAEFAR; this is translated from the coding sequence ATGCCTCGTAAAGCACGAATAGTCACAATTGCGGGGGCACGTCCACAATTCATAAAATTGTCGCCGCTGCATCGCGAGCTGTCGGCACGCAAGATTGATCATTGCATTATCAACACGGGCCAGCACTACGACTATTCGATGGCGGGTGTATTTTTCAAGGAACTGCGCCTTCCCAAGCCCGCTGCGAATTTGGCGGTTGGCTCAGGTTCTGCGAGCGAGATGACAGCGAAAATCATTGAGGGCACTTCTAAGGCGCTGAAACGACTAGCGCCGGATGCGGTTGCTGTAATTGGAGACACAAATAGCACACTCGGCGGGGCAATTGCGGCCGCACAACTTGGGCTGCCACTGGCGCATATCGAGGCTGGATTGCGTTGCTTGGACTTGACCGTGCCGGAAGAGCTGAATCGCGTAGTAACCGACCGGATTGCGAATCTGCTGTTTTGCCCGACCGCTCAGTCAGTGAAGAATCTGAAGACAGAGGGTATTGGCAAGAACGTGTACAACACCGGTGATCTGCTATACGATGTTCTCGCGGAAGCAAAACCGGATAAGAAGTATGTCGATGGCTTTTTGCGTCAACATAGCTTAAGCAAAGGCGAGTTTTTGTTGGCGACGATTCATCGCGCCGACTCAGTTGATGTGAGGGAGAACTTGACGGTATTGACGAAGATGCTCGCGTCTTTGAAGACGACCACGATTCTGCCGCTTCATCCGCGAACTCGCAAGCGCTTGGTGGAGTTTGGTCTGATGGAAGCTGTGAAGAGAGCCAAGAAGCTAATCGTAGTTGAACCACTCGGCTATCGCGACACACTGGCCGCACTGATGAGCTGCCGGATGGTCCTAACTGACTCAGGCGGACTCCAACGCGAAGCGTATTTCCTCAAGACGCCAACATTGCTGCTACGTTCGGTCACAGAATGGGTGGAGATTAATCGCGCAGGCGGCAGCAAGATAGTCGGCTTCGACCGGGCTAAGTTGGCGCGCGGACTGGCGAGCACCGATTTTCGTTTCGGCGATCGCAGCTTCTGCCGCATCGGTGCTTCGAAGCGCATAGCCGACCGATTGGCAGAATTTGCGCGGTAA